One segment of Streptomyces sp. NBC_00576 DNA contains the following:
- a CDS encoding Rv3654c family TadE-like protein: MTRLGGGWTARLARAVSARSIRSDRGSATVWSVGAIAVLCVVFGVVLAMGQAAVARHRAAAGADLAALAAADHWTEGASVACAQADRVAAAQGTRLVRCALVGETSDLTVTAGRGVFGAEVRSRAGPPGLPGPLRPTEPPP, encoded by the coding sequence ATGACGCGTCTGGGAGGCGGGTGGACCGCCAGGCTCGCCAGAGCTGTCTCCGCGCGCTCGATCCGCTCCGACCGTGGCTCCGCCACCGTTTGGAGCGTGGGTGCCATCGCCGTCCTGTGTGTGGTGTTCGGCGTCGTGCTTGCCATGGGGCAGGCCGCTGTGGCCCGGCATCGGGCGGCCGCCGGTGCGGATCTGGCGGCTCTCGCGGCGGCGGACCACTGGACGGAGGGCGCCTCGGTGGCCTGTGCACAGGCGGACCGGGTGGCCGCGGCCCAGGGCACCCGGCTCGTTCGGTGCGCGTTGGTGGGCGAGACGTCGGACCTGACGGTGACAGCGGGACGGGGAGTGTTCGGGGCGGAGGTCAGGTCGAGGGCGGGTCCACCAGGGCTCCCTGGCCCTCTGAGGCCGACCGAGCCGCCCCCGTAA
- a CDS encoding type II secretion system F family protein: protein MSAEVFHRLGAALGVVLALGWLLRWIETVRRERRVHRRLARLLAPELERERAPVGRWLGARGTVRRWLPVAGAVSAGWVLVGGGAGVVVGLVAGFGLWRWRLRRSACGPAAEDVDAAEAARQLPLAADLLAACIAAGAGPVIAAQAVGEALAGPVGERLARGAAEVRLGGEPAEAWRRLASIPGAGPLATLLERADESGVPAAGPVARLAADTRADWGRSATERARRAAVMVTAPVGLCFLPAFIAIGVLPVVIGLADGLLGGGGG, encoded by the coding sequence GTGAGCGCGGAGGTTTTCCACAGGCTGGGGGCGGCGCTGGGGGTCGTGCTGGCCCTGGGATGGCTGCTGCGGTGGATCGAGACGGTACGCCGTGAACGCAGGGTGCACCGGAGGCTGGCCCGGCTGCTCGCGCCGGAGCTGGAGCGGGAACGCGCTCCGGTGGGGCGGTGGTTGGGAGCCCGAGGGACTGTACGTCGGTGGCTGCCGGTGGCGGGTGCGGTGAGCGCCGGGTGGGTGCTGGTCGGCGGCGGGGCCGGAGTCGTGGTGGGGCTGGTCGCGGGGTTCGGGCTGTGGCGGTGGCGACTGCGGCGGTCGGCCTGTGGTCCGGCGGCGGAGGACGTCGACGCGGCCGAGGCGGCACGGCAACTCCCGCTCGCCGCCGATCTGCTGGCGGCCTGTATCGCCGCCGGCGCCGGTCCGGTGATCGCGGCCCAGGCCGTGGGCGAGGCGTTGGCGGGACCGGTCGGGGAGCGGCTGGCGCGGGGTGCGGCGGAGGTGCGGCTCGGCGGCGAACCGGCCGAAGCCTGGCGGAGGTTGGCGTCGATACCGGGCGCCGGCCCGCTGGCGACGCTGCTGGAGCGGGCCGACGAGTCGGGCGTACCCGCGGCCGGGCCCGTCGCCCGCCTCGCAGCCGACACCCGCGCCGACTGGGGCCGCTCGGCGACGGAACGGGCCCGGCGGGCGGCCGTCATGGTCACCGCGCCGGTGGGGCTGTGCTTCCTGCCCGCGTTCATCGCGATCGGCGTACTGCCTGTGGTGATCGGGCTGGCGGACGGGCTGCTGGGCGGGGGTGGCGGATGA
- the ssd gene encoding septum site-determining protein Ssd yields MAGAITHDNDQSAAEGRQSGPLIVTEDADLLDDLLRLCAAAGATPEVHHGVPERGGGWEAAPLVLVGDDAVRRVRGAARRRGVVLVGRDQDDSGVWRRAVEIGADHVLMLPDGEQWLVDRIADVAEGVGRPALTVGVIGGRGGAGASTLACALAVTSAREGLRTLLVDADPLGGGLDVLLGGETADGLRWPAFAASRGRVGGGALEESLPKLHSLRVLSWDRGDCVAVPPQAVRAVLAAARRRGGAVVVDLPRRIDDGVAEVLAQLDVGILVVPGELRAVAAAGRVASAVGMVLRDLRVAVRGPYTPGLDDHEVARLLNLPLAGEVPVESALTRPHEGKAPPGGATRGPLARFCTVFWERALAEAGGV; encoded by the coding sequence ATGGCAGGAGCCATCACACACGACAACGATCAGTCCGCGGCCGAGGGACGGCAGAGCGGACCGCTGATCGTCACAGAGGACGCCGACCTGCTCGACGACCTGTTGCGGCTCTGCGCGGCGGCCGGTGCCACCCCCGAAGTGCACCACGGGGTGCCGGAGCGAGGCGGAGGCTGGGAGGCTGCCCCGCTCGTCCTGGTCGGCGACGACGCCGTACGGCGGGTGCGCGGGGCCGCGCGGCGCCGGGGAGTGGTACTGGTCGGGCGGGACCAGGACGACTCCGGGGTCTGGCGGCGGGCCGTCGAGATCGGCGCCGACCATGTCCTGATGCTGCCCGACGGAGAGCAGTGGCTCGTCGACCGGATCGCCGACGTCGCCGAGGGCGTCGGCAGGCCCGCGCTCACCGTCGGCGTCATCGGCGGCCGGGGCGGGGCCGGAGCGTCCACCCTGGCCTGCGCGCTCGCGGTCACCTCCGCGCGCGAGGGACTGCGGACCCTGCTCGTGGACGCGGATCCGCTGGGCGGCGGACTCGACGTGCTCCTCGGCGGCGAGACGGCCGACGGACTGCGCTGGCCGGCCTTCGCCGCCTCGCGCGGCAGGGTCGGCGGCGGCGCCCTGGAGGAATCGCTGCCGAAACTGCACTCCCTGAGGGTGCTGAGCTGGGACCGCGGAGACTGCGTGGCCGTCCCGCCCCAGGCAGTACGGGCGGTGCTCGCCGCGGCCAGACGGCGCGGCGGCGCGGTCGTCGTCGACCTGCCGCGGCGGATCGACGACGGCGTCGCGGAAGTCCTCGCCCAACTGGACGTGGGGATCCTGGTAGTCCCCGGCGAACTGCGCGCCGTCGCCGCGGCCGGCCGGGTGGCGTCCGCCGTCGGCATGGTCCTGCGCGACCTGCGCGTGGCGGTACGGGGGCCGTACACGCCCGGACTGGACGACCACGAGGTGGCCCGGCTGCTGAACCTGCCCTTGGCAGGTGAGGTCCCCGTCGAATCGGCCCTGACGCGCCCGCACGAGGGCAAGGCGCCGCCAGGAGGGGCAACACGCGGGCCGCTGGCCCGGTTCTGCACGGTGTTCTGGGAGCGGGCGCTGGCCGAGGCAGGTGGCGTATGA
- a CDS encoding DEAD/DEAH box helicase, with protein MAFNHLPQGVHDALAPLSVTPVTHSMPMAKNHRSERPSAFAAARPDPGTILDRLASGPSRASRITHTEHLPPRAGRHAVWPDRIRPEVIAAVQAAGIEHPWAHQALAAEHALDGDNVIVATGTASGKSLAYLVPVLSRLLDGSEAPNGRGATALYLAPTKALAADQRRSVKELSQPLGNAVRPAVYDGDTPVEEREWVRQYANYVLTNPDMLHRGILPSHPRWSSFLKALKYVVIDECHTYRGVFGSHVAQVLRRLRRLCARYGVSPVFLLASATAAEPSVTAGRLTGLPVVEVADDASPRGELVFALWEPPLTDLHGEKGAPVRRTATAETADLLTDLTLQGVRSVAFVRSRRGAELISVIAQERLSEIDRSLARRVAAYRGGYLPEERRALEQALHSGELLGLAATTALELGIDVSGLDAVVIAGYPGTRASLWQQAGRAGRAGQGALAILVARDDPLDTFLVHHPEALFDQPVESTVLDPDNPYVLAPHLCAAAAESPLVEEDLELFGPETAALLPQLEAAKLLRRRTKAWHWTRRERAADLTDIRGGGGNPVQIVEEGTGRLLGTVDAGAAHTTVHEGAVHLHQGRTYLVRSLDLADSVALVEEANPPYSTVARDTTSIAVLETDVEIPWGDGRLCYGSVEVTNQVVSFLRRRVITGEVLGETKLDLPPRTLRTRAVWWTVTEDQLDAARINPEILGGALHAAEHASIGMLPLFATCDRWDIGGVSVPLHPDTLLPTVFVYDGHPGGAGFAERAFHTARSWLTATRQAIAACECDAGCPSCIQSPKCGNGNDPLHKRGAVRLLTVLLQGSPEEKAPDDRG; from the coding sequence ATGGCATTCAATCACTTACCGCAGGGCGTGCACGACGCCTTGGCCCCATTGTCCGTCACGCCAGTGACACACTCGATGCCGATGGCCAAGAATCACCGATCCGAACGACCCTCCGCTTTCGCCGCCGCGCGACCCGATCCGGGCACGATCCTGGACCGGCTCGCCTCGGGGCCGAGCCGGGCTTCGCGCATCACTCATACGGAGCACTTGCCCCCACGTGCGGGCCGCCATGCCGTCTGGCCCGACCGGATTCGCCCGGAGGTCATCGCGGCCGTCCAGGCCGCCGGTATCGAACACCCCTGGGCCCACCAGGCACTGGCCGCCGAGCACGCCCTGGACGGCGACAACGTGATCGTCGCCACAGGCACCGCCTCGGGCAAGTCGCTCGCGTACCTCGTACCGGTCCTCTCCCGCCTCCTGGACGGCTCCGAGGCCCCCAACGGCCGCGGGGCGACCGCCCTGTACCTCGCCCCGACCAAAGCCCTCGCAGCCGACCAGCGACGTTCCGTGAAGGAACTTTCACAACCTTTGGGAAACGCGGTACGACCTGCCGTGTACGACGGCGACACTCCCGTCGAGGAACGCGAGTGGGTCCGCCAGTACGCGAACTACGTCCTCACCAACCCGGACATGCTGCACCGGGGGATACTCCCGTCCCACCCCCGCTGGTCCTCATTCCTGAAGGCGCTGAAGTACGTCGTCATCGACGAATGCCACACCTACCGCGGCGTCTTCGGCTCCCACGTCGCCCAGGTCCTGCGCCGGCTGCGCCGCCTGTGCGCCCGCTACGGCGTCTCCCCCGTCTTCCTGCTCGCCTCCGCCACGGCCGCCGAGCCGTCCGTCACAGCCGGCCGTCTGACGGGCCTCCCGGTGGTCGAGGTCGCTGACGACGCCTCACCGCGTGGTGAACTGGTGTTCGCCCTATGGGAACCCCCGCTCACCGACCTGCACGGCGAGAAGGGCGCCCCGGTCCGCCGTACGGCCACCGCGGAGACCGCCGACCTGCTGACCGACCTCACCCTCCAGGGCGTGCGCTCGGTGGCCTTCGTACGCTCCCGGCGCGGCGCCGAACTGATCTCTGTGATCGCCCAGGAGCGACTGTCCGAGATCGACCGCTCGCTTGCCCGGCGCGTGGCCGCCTACCGCGGCGGCTACCTCCCCGAGGAGCGCAGAGCCCTCGAACAGGCCCTGCACTCAGGCGAACTCCTCGGCCTCGCCGCCACCACCGCCCTCGAACTCGGCATCGATGTCTCCGGGTTGGACGCCGTCGTCATCGCCGGCTACCCGGGCACCCGCGCCTCCCTGTGGCAGCAGGCGGGCCGCGCCGGACGTGCCGGACAGGGCGCGCTGGCGATCCTGGTCGCCCGCGACGACCCGCTGGACACGTTCCTCGTCCACCACCCGGAGGCCTTGTTCGACCAGCCGGTCGAGTCGACGGTCCTGGACCCGGACAACCCGTACGTCCTGGCCCCCCATCTGTGTGCCGCGGCGGCCGAATCCCCTCTGGTCGAGGAGGACCTGGAACTCTTCGGCCCCGAGACCGCCGCCCTGCTCCCGCAGTTGGAGGCCGCGAAGCTGCTCCGGCGCCGCACCAAGGCCTGGCACTGGACACGCCGTGAACGGGCCGCCGACCTGACCGACATCCGAGGCGGTGGCGGCAACCCGGTCCAGATCGTCGAGGAGGGCACGGGACGGCTGCTCGGTACGGTCGACGCGGGCGCCGCGCACACCACCGTGCACGAGGGCGCGGTCCACCTCCACCAGGGCCGCACATATCTCGTCCGCTCCCTCGACCTGGCGGACTCGGTCGCCCTGGTCGAGGAGGCGAACCCGCCCTATTCGACGGTCGCCCGCGACACGACGTCCATCGCCGTCCTGGAGACCGACGTCGAGATCCCGTGGGGCGACGGCCGCCTCTGCTACGGCTCCGTCGAGGTCACCAACCAGGTCGTCTCCTTCCTGCGCCGACGCGTCATCACCGGCGAAGTCCTGGGTGAGACAAAGCTCGACCTCCCTCCGCGTACGCTGCGCACCCGTGCCGTGTGGTGGACGGTCACCGAGGACCAGCTCGACGCCGCCCGCATCAACCCGGAGATCCTCGGCGGCGCCCTGCACGCCGCCGAGCACGCGTCGATCGGCATGCTGCCCCTGTTCGCGACCTGCGACCGCTGGGACATCGGCGGCGTCTCCGTCCCGCTCCACCCGGACACCCTCCTCCCCACGGTCTTCGTGTACGACGGCCACCCGGGCGGCGCGGGCTTCGCGGAGCGCGCCTTCCACACGGCCCGTTCCTGGCTGACGGCCACCCGCCAGGCCATCGCCGCCTGCGAGTGCGACGCCGGCTGCCCGTCCTGCATCCAGTCCCCCAAGTGCGGCAACGGCAACGATCCCTTGCACAAACGGGGGGCCGTGCGATTGCTGACGGTCCTGCTGCAGGGGTCGCCTGAGGAGAAGGCTCCGGACGACAGGGGTTGA
- a CDS encoding TadE family type IV pilus minor pilin, which translates to MPKCERQGRERDVGRFRDRGFVTAEAAVVLPALVLFSMGLVWALLVAAAQIQCVDAARAGARAAARQDPPGAVAEVARGTAPRGAEVTVTREGDLVRVQVVAQPPGLGGLTVDVAHEAVALAEETVGVGA; encoded by the coding sequence ATGCCAAAATGTGAACGCCAGGGCCGGGAGCGGGATGTGGGGCGGTTCCGGGATCGGGGGTTCGTGACCGCCGAGGCCGCTGTGGTCCTGCCCGCGCTGGTGCTGTTCTCGATGGGGCTGGTCTGGGCGCTGCTCGTCGCCGCAGCGCAGATCCAGTGCGTGGACGCGGCCCGGGCCGGTGCCCGGGCCGCCGCCCGGCAGGACCCGCCCGGCGCGGTCGCCGAGGTGGCTCGCGGAACCGCCCCGCGCGGGGCGGAGGTCACCGTCACCAGAGAGGGCGACCTCGTGCGCGTGCAGGTGGTGGCGCAGCCGCCGGGGCTCGGTGGGCTGACCGTCGATGTGGCGCACGAAGCGGTGGCGTTGGCGGAGGAGACGGTGGGGGTGGGTGCATGA
- the bldG gene encoding anti-sigma factor antagonist BldG: MDLSLSTRTVGDRTVVEVGGEIDVYTAPKLREQLVELVNDGSFHLVVDMEGVDFLDSTGLGVLVGGLKRVRAHEGSLRLVCNQERILKIFRITGLTKVFPIHTSVDEAVAATD, encoded by the coding sequence GTGGACCTGTCCCTGTCGACCCGTACCGTCGGCGATCGTACGGTCGTCGAGGTCGGTGGCGAAATCGACGTTTATACCGCGCCCAAGCTGCGTGAGCAGCTGGTCGAGCTGGTCAACGACGGGAGTTTTCACCTCGTCGTCGACATGGAGGGCGTCGACTTCCTCGACTCCACCGGGCTCGGCGTGCTGGTCGGCGGCTTGAAGCGCGTGCGTGCCCATGAGGGCTCGCTGCGCCTGGTCTGCAACCAGGAGCGCATTCTGAAGATCTTCCGTATCACCGGTCTCACCAAGGTGTTCCCGATCCACACCTCGGTCGACGAAGCGGTGGCGGCCACCGACTGA
- a CDS encoding TadA family conjugal transfer-associated ATPase, whose translation MSGVRWDEGPGAPAGLLDGVRQWLAESGAEATPARVAQALREQGRVLGDAEVLGAAERLRSELVGTGPLEPLLADPSVTDVLVAAPDRVWVDRGGGLELTPVSFPDAGAVRRLAQRLAAVAGRRLDDARPWVDARLPDGTRLHAVLPPVAVGCTCLSLRVVRPRAFTLDELMAAGTVPPGGDRVLRALLDARLSFLISGGTGCGKTTLLSALLGLVGPGERIVLAEDSAELRPDHPHVVRLETRPANQEGAGLVNLEDLVRQSLRMRPDRLAVGEVRGAEVVHLLAALNTGHSGCGTVHANAAADVPARLEALGTAAGLDRTALHSQLAAALSVVLHLVRDRAGRRRIAEVHVLERDPSGLVVTVPALRWGEEAFAYERGWERLRGLLRAGGHKGQGSEPA comes from the coding sequence ATGAGCGGCGTGCGCTGGGACGAGGGACCGGGGGCGCCTGCCGGGCTGCTGGACGGCGTACGGCAGTGGCTGGCCGAGAGCGGCGCGGAGGCGACCCCCGCGCGCGTGGCGCAGGCCCTGCGGGAGCAGGGGCGGGTGCTCGGGGACGCCGAAGTGCTGGGTGCCGCCGAACGGTTGAGGTCAGAGCTGGTCGGCACCGGCCCACTGGAGCCGCTGCTCGCCGATCCGTCGGTCACCGACGTACTGGTGGCGGCCCCGGACCGGGTGTGGGTGGACCGGGGCGGCGGATTGGAACTGACCCCCGTCTCCTTCCCGGACGCCGGCGCCGTACGACGGCTGGCGCAGCGCCTCGCCGCGGTGGCCGGACGGCGGCTCGACGACGCCCGGCCATGGGTCGACGCCCGGCTGCCCGACGGGACCCGTCTGCATGCGGTACTGCCCCCGGTGGCCGTCGGCTGCACCTGCCTGTCGCTGCGGGTGGTACGGCCGCGCGCGTTCACCCTGGACGAGTTGATGGCCGCGGGGACGGTACCGCCGGGCGGCGACCGGGTGTTGCGGGCGCTGCTCGACGCTCGGCTGTCCTTCCTGATCAGCGGCGGGACGGGATGCGGCAAGACCACCCTCCTCAGCGCGCTGTTGGGCCTGGTCGGCCCGGGCGAGCGGATCGTGCTCGCCGAGGACTCGGCGGAGCTGCGGCCCGATCATCCGCACGTCGTACGGCTGGAGACCAGGCCGGCCAACCAGGAGGGCGCTGGCCTGGTCAACCTCGAGGATCTGGTGCGGCAGTCGCTGCGGATGCGGCCCGACCGGTTGGCGGTCGGGGAGGTTCGAGGCGCCGAGGTCGTGCACCTGCTGGCAGCGCTGAACACGGGTCACAGCGGCTGCGGGACGGTCCACGCGAACGCGGCGGCGGACGTACCGGCCCGGCTGGAGGCGCTGGGTACGGCCGCGGGGCTCGACCGGACCGCGCTGCACAGCCAGTTGGCGGCCGCGCTGTCGGTGGTCCTGCATCTCGTCCGCGACCGGGCCGGGCGGCGCCGGATCGCCGAGGTGCATGTGCTGGAGCGGGACCCGTCAGGGCTGGTGGTGACGGTTCCGGCGCTGCGGTGGGGCGAGGAGGCGTTCGCGTACGAGCGGGGGTGGGAGCGGTTGCGGGGGCTGCTTCGCGCCGGCGGTCACAAGGGGCAAGGGAGTGAACCGGCGTGA
- a CDS encoding ATP-binding protein yields MATVELRFSALPEHVRTARLVAAAVARRAGVDEAVLDEVRLAVGEACSRAVGLHQSGGISEPVWVTLTEEEKLFSIEVGDEAPRSAPGDSAPGADGEVDADVEEDEMGLAVISGLVDDVEVTAGETGGSIRMSWPTAPPATLLP; encoded by the coding sequence ATGGCCACCGTTGAGCTCCGCTTCAGCGCGCTGCCCGAGCACGTCAGGACCGCCCGACTGGTGGCGGCAGCGGTGGCGCGCAGGGCCGGAGTGGACGAGGCCGTACTCGACGAGGTGCGACTCGCCGTTGGTGAGGCCTGCTCCCGTGCCGTCGGACTGCATCAGAGCGGTGGTATCTCGGAGCCTGTGTGGGTGACGCTGACCGAGGAGGAGAAGCTGTTCTCCATCGAGGTCGGCGACGAAGCGCCCCGATCGGCTCCCGGCGACAGCGCTCCGGGTGCCGACGGCGAGGTGGACGCGGATGTCGAAGAGGACGAGATGGGCCTCGCGGTCATCAGCGGCCTCGTCGACGACGTGGAGGTCACCGCGGGGGAGACCGGCGGATCGATCCGCATGAGCTGGCCGACCGCGCCGCCGGCCACGCTCCTCCCCTGA
- a CDS encoding DUF4244 domain-containing protein, whose amino-acid sequence MFTVVRERMCALVCRTRAVLVARRDAGMVTSEYAVGIIAAVAFAAVLYKVVTSGQVSSELQAIVKKALDAKM is encoded by the coding sequence ATGTTCACAGTGGTACGGGAGCGGATGTGCGCCCTGGTATGCAGGACGCGTGCGGTGCTGGTGGCGCGGAGGGATGCCGGAATGGTGACTTCGGAATACGCCGTTGGCATCATCGCCGCGGTGGCCTTCGCCGCGGTGCTCTACAAAGTGGTGACGAGTGGGCAGGTCAGCTCGGAGTTGCAGGCCATCGTGAAGAAGGCCCTCGATGCCAAAATGTGA
- a CDS encoding type II secretion system F family protein, whose translation MTGTGELAMGVAGVCVGAVCWLLGGRYPGARRAELLLAGVGAVGTGPPPWERAVGELRRLRGRLRAEWWSVAVGLMVALVGVSVVPAVLGAAGVPLLRRVRLAGEVRRARERRGDEVIALCAALAGEVRAGRQPGEALLRAARDSGGLGVAQASVLAAARFGGDVPGVLAAAARQPGAEGLLGLAACWRVAVDQGAGLAAGLDRLEGALRADRDQRADLRAQLAGARSTAVMLAGLPVLGLVLGTALGADPLHMLLHTGAGLGCLLVGGVLEGVGLWWALRIVRGAEAV comes from the coding sequence GTGACGGGGACGGGAGAGTTGGCGATGGGTGTGGCCGGGGTGTGCGTAGGGGCGGTCTGCTGGTTGCTGGGCGGGCGGTATCCGGGGGCGCGGCGGGCGGAGTTGCTGCTTGCCGGGGTCGGGGCGGTGGGGACCGGGCCGCCTCCGTGGGAACGGGCGGTCGGTGAACTGCGGCGGCTGCGTGGGCGGTTGCGGGCCGAGTGGTGGTCGGTGGCCGTCGGGCTGATGGTGGCGCTGGTGGGCGTCTCCGTCGTACCGGCGGTGTTGGGCGCGGCGGGGGTGCCGTTGCTGCGCCGGGTCAGGCTGGCCGGTGAGGTGCGGCGGGCGCGGGAGCGGCGGGGCGACGAGGTGATCGCGCTGTGCGCGGCGCTCGCCGGTGAGGTGCGGGCCGGACGGCAGCCGGGGGAGGCGCTGCTGCGGGCGGCACGCGACTCCGGTGGGCTCGGTGTGGCGCAGGCGTCGGTGCTGGCGGCGGCGCGGTTCGGCGGTGATGTACCCGGGGTGCTCGCCGCGGCGGCCCGACAACCGGGCGCGGAGGGGCTGTTGGGCCTCGCGGCGTGCTGGCGGGTGGCCGTGGACCAGGGCGCCGGACTGGCGGCCGGACTGGACCGCCTGGAAGGGGCTTTGCGCGCCGACCGGGACCAACGGGCCGACCTGCGTGCCCAGTTGGCGGGTGCCCGGTCGACGGCGGTGATGCTCGCCGGCCTGCCGGTGCTGGGCCTGGTCCTGGGCACGGCACTGGGCGCGGACCCCCTGCACATGCTGCTGCACACCGGCGCCGGACTTGGCTGCCTGCTGGTCGGCGGGGTGCTGGAGGGCGTGGGGCTGTGGTGGGCACTGCGGATCGTGCGGGGAGCGGAAGCGGTATGA